A genomic window from Populus alba chromosome 19, ASM523922v2, whole genome shotgun sequence includes:
- the LOC140955171 gene encoding LOW QUALITY PROTEIN: disease resistance-like protein DSC1 (The sequence of the model RefSeq protein was modified relative to this genomic sequence to represent the inferred CDS: deleted 1 base in 1 codon) gives MASSSAVARKRKYDVFLSFRGEDTRNNFTSHLYEAMRRKKIKTFIDDGLERGEEITPALLKTIEESRMSVVIFSENYASSPWCLDELVKILECKETYGQIVLPVFYHVDPSDVDEQTGSFGNAFAELEKNFKGRMDNVPRWRADLTYAASISGWDSQVTSPEAKLIREVVQTICKRLNRASPCKLRGLVGVDSRIEKINKLLSIVSSDVRIIGIWGMGGLGKTTIAEAFFYSISSQYEGCHFVPNIRQESEKGRLSDLRDELLSKLLEEENLRVGTPHTGPTFIRDRLCQKKVLLVLDDVNDVRQFQHLIEVPLIGAGSVVVVTSRDKQVLKNVAAEIYEVEELNFHEALELFSLNAFKGNHPPKAYMELSIKAINYAKGNPLALQVLGSFLFSRERHFWESQLNEIESFPELNICDLLRIGFDALRDNNTKSIFLDIACFFRGHPVDSVKRILDGCGFKTDIGFSVLIDRCLIKISDDKVEMHDLLQEMAHEVVRKESLDELGRQSRLWSPKEVYQVLTNNLVRFIYTKVFLFICNAIWCNSKFKILLILCFSFNGFQGTGKVEGIFLDVSKIREMELSSTALERMYKLRLLKIYNSEAGVKCRVHLPHGLASLSEELRYLHWDGYPLTSLPSNFRPQNLVEINLSSSKVKQLWRGDQNLVNLKDVNLRNCEHLTFLPDLSKARNLQRLNLQFCKSLVKFPSSVQHLDKLVDLDLRGCKRLINLPSRINSSCLETLNLSGCANLKKCPKTARKLTYLNLNETAVEELPQSIGELSGLVALNLKNCNLLVNLPENMYLLKSLLIADISGCSSINRFPDFSTNIRYLYLNGTAIEELSSSIGDLRKLIYLDLVGCNRLKNLPSAVSKLVCLKKLDLSGCSSITEFPKVSNKIKELYLNGTAIREIPSSIECLSDLAELHLRNCKQFEILPSNIYKLRKLERLNLSGCVQFHNYPEVLEPMVCLRYLYLEQTSITELPSPIGNLRGLACLEVGNCKYLKDIECFVDLQLPERCVDLDCLRKLNLDGCNLSEVSDSLGRFSLLEVLDLSGNDFRRIPISINKLLELQYLGLRNCKRLESLPELPPRLSKLDADNCKSLRTILSSSSIVVEGNIFEFIFTNCLGLPVINQIFKYSLLKFQLYTKRLYHQLPDVPEGACSFCLPGDRTPELFSHQSWGSTVKFQLSSHWASSEFLGFSLCVVIAFGSVSHSLQVKCTYNFRNKHGDSRDLDCYLYGCYDEKHIDSTHIFVGFDPCVIAKEDYMFSEYSEVSVEFQLEDMNGNLLPLDLCQVHECGVRLLNEDEIQWSDSFHFYPLNLDGLEARFQAKRGRFQGMRLGDFSVMRRTSEFLVKNITNFITHSEELYNKKLPAGMCNFYLPGDVTPEWFSHQMWGSTVTVHLSSQWSNINSFQGLCLCVVIAFCSFGHNLQVKCTYHFRNKQGYDSPYNPYCYLHYWDDEKLFNSAHIFVGFDPCLDVISHCRLNEYSEVSVKFQLEDINGNLLPSNLCQVYECGVRLLDVKDKDETSLCLTMPDYRFCPLDRDELEVMFQAKRARLEGMRWDEIGNVFRPEKKEKA, from the exons ATGGCATCTTCATCTGCTGTTGCTCGTAAAAGGAAGTATGATGTGTTCCTTAGTTTTAGAGGCGAGGATACGCGCAATAATTTTACCAGCCATCTCTATGAAGCTATGCGTCGTAAGAAAATCAAGACCTTCATTGATGACGGGCttgaaagaggagaagaaattaCCCCTGCCCTTCTGAAAACGATTGAAGAATCAAGAATGTCTGTAGTAATTTTCTCCGAGAACTATGCATCTTCTCCGTGGTGTTTGGATGAACTGGTGAAAATACTTGAATGCAAAGAGACTTATGGGCAGATTGTTTTACCGGTCTTCTATCATGTAGACCCATCTGATGTTGATGAACAGACTGGGAGTTTTGGAAATGCATTTGCTgagcttgaaaaaaattttaaggggAGGATGGACAACGTGCCAAGGTGGAGGGCTGACTTGACATACGCAGCCAGTATATCTGGATGGGATTCACAGGTTACTAG TCCGGAGGCCAAACTCATAAGAGAAGTTGTGCAAACTATCTGTAAGAGGTTAAATCGTGCTTCCCCATGCAAATTAAGAGGTCTGGTTGGAGTAGATTCACGCATTgagaaaatcaacaaattacTATCCATTGTGTCATCAGATGTCCGCATTATAGGAATTTGGGGCATGGGTGGTCTAGGCAAGACAACTATTGCGGAAGCTTTCTTCTATAGCATCTCAAGTCAGTATGAAGGCTGCCACTTTGTTCCGAACATAAGGCAGGAATCAGAGAAGGGTCGTTTAAGTGATCTACGAGATGAACTTCTTTCTAAACTACTGGAGGAAGAAAATCTTCGCGTTGGCACACCACATACAGGACCTACTTTCATCAGGGATAGACTCTGCCAAAAGAAAGTTCTCCTTGTTTTGGATGATGTGAATGATGTACGACAATTCCAGCATTTAATTGAAGTGCCTCTGATTGGTGCAGGAAGTGTTGTTGTTGTAACATCAAGAGACAAGCAAGTACTTAAGAATGTAGCTGCTGAAATATACGAGGTTGAGGAATTAAACTTCCACGAAGCTCTTGAACTCTTTAGCTTGAATGCTTTTAAGGGAAACCACCCCCCAAAAGCTTATATGGAGTTGTCAATCAAGGCAATAAATTATGCCAAAGGCAACCCCttagctcttcaagttttgggCTCCTTCTTGTTCAGTAGAGAAAGACATTTTTGGGAATCTCAATTAAATGAGATCGAAAGCTTTCCCGAGCTGAACATTTGTGACTTGCTGAGAATAGGCTTTGATGCACTACGTGATAATAACACGAAGAGTATATTTCTCGACATTGCATGTTTCTTTAGAGGGCATCCAGTTGATTCTGTAAAGCGGATACTAGATGGCTGCGGTTTCAAAACAGATATTGGATTTAGTGTTCTCATTGACAGGTGTCTCATTAAAATATCTGATGACAAGGTTGAAATGCATGATCTTTTGCAAGAAATGGCTCATGAAGTTGTTCGAAAAGAATCTCTTGACGAGCTAGGAAGACAAAGCAGATTGTGGAGTCCTAAAGAAGTATATCAAGTGTTGACCAATAATCTGGTGAGATTCATATACACCAAAGTTTTCCTTTTCATATGCAATGCAATATGGT GTAATAGTAAGTTTAAAATCTTACTTATACTTTGTTTCTCCTTCAATGGTTTTCAGGGAACTGGAAAAGTTGAAGGGATATTCTTGGATGTTtcaaaaataagagaaatggaGTTGAGTTCTACAGCCTTGGAAAGGATGTATAAACTTAGACtgctaaaaatttataattctgaAGCTGGAGTTAAATGCAGAGTGCACCTTCCTCATGGCCTCGCGTCTCTTTCTGAAGAGTTGAGGTATCTCCATTGGGATGGCTACCCTTTGACATCTTTGCCTAGCAATTTTCGTCCACAGAACCTTGTTGAAATTAACCTATCATCTAGCAAGGTTAAGCAACTGTGGAGAGGAGACCAG AATCTCGTCAATTTAAAAGATGTCAACCTCAGGAATTGTGAGCATTTAACTTTCCTGCCAGACCTTTCAAAGGCCAGAAACCTTCAGAGATTGAATCTTCAATTCTGTAAAAGTTTGGTTAAGTTTCCTTCATCTGTTCAGCATCTGGACAAGCTTGTTGATTTAGATTTGAGAGGCTGCAAAAGACTAATCAATCTTCCCAGCAGAATTAATTCAAGTTGTCTGGAGACTCTGAACCTTTCTGGCTGTGCAAATCTCAAGAAGTGCCCAAAAACTGCAAGGAAATtgacatatttaaatttaaatgagacTGCTGTTGAGGAGCTTCCCCAATCAATTGGGGAACTCAGTGGACTTGTTGCGTTGAATTTGAAGAACTGCAACCTCCTGGTGAATCTTCCAGAAAACATGTATTTGTTGAAATCTCTTCTAATTGCTGACATCTCCGGCTGCTCATCTATCAACAGGTTTCCTGatttttcaacaaatataaGATACTTGTACTTGAATGGAACTGCAATAGAAGAACTGTCATCTTCAATTGGTGATCTAAGGAAACTCATTTATTTAGATCTAGTTGGCTGCAACAGGCTGAAGAATCTGCCGAGTGCGGTTTCTAAGTTGGTATGTCTTAAAAAACTTGATCTTTCTGGTTGCTCAAGTATCACGGAGTTTCCAAAGGTTTCAAATAAGATAAAGGAGCTGTATTTAAATGGGACAGCAATACGAGAGATTCCCTCCTCAATAGAATGTTTGTCTGATCTTGCTGAATTGCACCTAAGAAACTGCAAACAATTTGAGATTCTTCCAAGCAACATCTATAAGTTGAGAAAACTGGAGAGGCTTAATCTCTCAGGTTGCGTCCAATTTCACAATTATCCAGAAGTTTTGGAGCCGATGGTATGTTTGAGATATCTCTATTTAGAACAGACAAGCATAACAGAGTTGCCTTCACCGATTGGAAATCTAAGGGGACTTGCCTGCTTGGAAGTGGGAAACTGCAAATATCTAAAAGACATCGAATGTTTTGTTGACTTGCAATTGCCCGAGAGATGCGTGGATTTAGATTGTTTGCGTAAGCTAAATCTAGATGGTTGCAATCTATCGGAAGTGTCGGACAGTCTTGGTCGTTTTTCGTTACTGGAAGTGTTAGATCTAAGTGGAAACGATTTTCGGAGAATACCTATAAGCATCAATAAACTCTTGGAGTTGCAATATCTAGGATTAAGGAATTGCAAGAGACTTGAATCATTACCGGAGCTTCCACCACGGCTATCGAAGTTGGATGCAGACAATTGCAAGAGTTTGAGAACAATATTATCAAGCTCATCAATTGTAGTTGAGGGGAAcatttttgaattcattttcaCTAATTGCTTGGGGCTGCCTGTGATCAATCAAATCTTCAAGTACTCATTATTGAAATTTCAACTTTATACGAAAAGGTTATACCATCAG CTGCCTGATGTTCCAGAAGGGGCATGTAGTTTCTGCCTCCCTGGAGATAGGACTCCGGAGTTGTTTAGCCATCAAAGTTGGGGATCTACAGTTAAATTCCAGCTATCTTCACATTGGGCTAGTAGCGAGTTCTTGGGTTTTTCTCTTTGCGTTGTCATTGCATTTGGTTCTGTCAGCCATAGTTTGCAAGTTAAATGCACATATAACTTCCGTAATAAGCATGGTGATAGTCGTGACCTCGATTGCTATCTCTATGGTTGTTATGATGAGAAGCACATTGACTCAACACACATATTCGTGGGATTTGATCCCTGTGTGATTGCCAAAGAAGACTATATGTTTAGCGAATACAGTGAGGTCTCAGTTGAATTCCAACTGGAAGATATGAACGGAAATCTCTTACCATTAGATCTTTGTCAAGTACACGAGTGTGGAGTTCGTCTACTGAATGAAGATGAGATACAATGGTCAGACTCCTTTCATTTTTATCCTCTGAATCTAGATGGATTGGAAGCAAGGTTCCAAGCTAAGAGAGGCAGGTTCCAAGGCATGAGATTGGGGGATTTTTCTGTCATGCGTAGGACCTCTGAATTCTTGGTGAAAAACATAACGAATTTTATAACTCATTCCGAAGAGTTATACAATAAG AAGCTGCCAGCTGGGATGTGTAATTTCTACCTCCCTGGAGATGTGACTCCGGAGTGGTTTAGTCATCAAATGTGGGGATCTACAGTAACAGTCCACCTATCTTCACAGTGGTCTAATATCAATTCCTTCCAGGGTTTGTGTCTTTGTGTTGTCATTGCATTTTGTTCTTTTGGCCATAATTTGCAAGTTAAATGCACATATCACTTCCGCAATAAGCAAGGTTATGATAGCCCTTATAATCCCTATTGCTATCTCCATTATTGGGATGATGAGAAGCTCTTCAACTCTGCACACATATTCGTGGGATTTGATCCATGTCTGGATGTCATATCTCATTGTAGGTTAAATGAATATAGTGAGGTCTCAGTTAAATTCCAACTGGAAGATATTAACGGCAATCTCTTACCATCAAATCTTTGTCAAGTATACGAGTGTGGAGTCCGTCTACTGGATGTCAAAGATAAAGATGAGACGTCGCTTTGTTTGACCATGCCAGACTATAGGTTTTGTCCTCTGGATCGAGATGAATTGGAAGTAATGTTCCAAGCCAAGAGAGCAAGGTTGGAAGGCATGAGATGGGATGAAATTGGCAATGTTTTCCGCCCcgagaaaaaagagaaggcaTAA
- the LOC118044230 gene encoding disease resistance protein RPP2B-like — MPSGTFSFYLLGDVTPEWFSHQRWESKVTFQLSSQWANSKSFLGFCLCAVIAFCSFGHSLQVKCTYHFRNEHGDSHDVYCYLHGWYDEKRMDSEHIFVGFDPCLVVKEKDMFREYNEISVEFQLEDMNGNLLPLDFCQVNECEVRLLDAKDKDEIHRFALTMLKKKMRYMYTFCPLDLDELEAMFQAKRARFEGMRWDEIGYVFPSREKRGHN, encoded by the coding sequence ATGCCATCTGGGACATTTAGTTTCTACCTCCTTGGAGATGTGACTCCGGAGTGGTTTAGTCATCAAAGGTGGGAATCTAAAGTAACATTCCAACTATCTTCACAGTGGGCTAATAGCAAGTCCTTCCTAGGTTTCTGTCTTTGCGCTGTCATTGCATTTTGTTCTTTTGGCCATAGTTTGCAAGTTAAATGCACATATCACTTCCGCAATGAGCACGGTGATAGCCATGATGTCTATTGCTATCTCCATGGTTGGTATGATGAGAAGCGCATGGACTCAGAACACATATTTGTGGGATTTGATCCCTGTTTGGTTGTCAAAGAAAAGGATATGTTTAGGGAATACAATGAGATCTCAGTTGAATTCCAACTAGAAGATATGAACGGTAATCTTTTACCATTAGATTTTTGTCAGGTAAACGAGTGTGAAGTCCGTCTACTGGATGCCAAGGATAAAGATGAGATACATCGCTTTGCTTTGACCATGCTAAAGAAAAAGATGAGATACATGTATACGTTTTGTCCTCTGGATCTAGATGAATTGGAAGCAATGTTCCAAGCTAAGAGAGCAAGGTTTGAAGGCATGAGATGGGATGAAATTGGCTATGTTTTTCCCtcgagagaaaagagagggcaTAATTAA